The following coding sequences lie in one Cucumis sativus cultivar 9930 unplaced genomic scaffold, Cucumber_9930_V3 scaffold53, whole genome shotgun sequence genomic window:
- the LOC116405987 gene encoding uncharacterized protein LOC116405987 isoform X2, with protein sequence MFRAEWIYECVSQTVRLLVKTIQKLLQLVLYLTSGQKELKEKKMSAILLLKMGLWAYVMALVKHKQSLRCVLCNPEGGMQLYPIHNCI encoded by the exons ATGTTTAGAG CTGAATGGATATATGAGTGTGTCAGCCAG ACTGTTCGCTTGTTGGTCAAGACCATTCAGAAACTTCTCCAATTGGTGCTTTATCTAACCAGTGGtcaaaaag AgctgaaagaaaagaagatgtcGGCAATTCTACTACTGAAGATGGGACTGTGGGCATATGTGATGGCTTTAGTGAAACACAAACAGAGTCTCAGGTGtgtgctatgcaatccagAAGGGGGAATGCAACTATACCCaattcataattgtatttga
- the LOC116405987 gene encoding uncharacterized protein LOC116405987 isoform X1, translating into MSLPQLRTCWSRQLRFKIRSHLERLAAIKIFLPDCSLVGQDHSETSPIGALSNQWSKRAERKEDVGNSTTEDGTVGICDGFSETQTESQVCAMQSRRGNATIPNS; encoded by the exons ATGTCGCTTCCGCAATTGAGGACTTGTTGGAGCAGACAACTAAG attcAAGATCAGAAGTCACCTGGAAAGACTGGCTGCGATAAAA ATTTTCCTACCAGACTGTTCGCTTGTTGGTCAAGACCATTCAGAAACTTCTCCAATTGGTGCTTTATCTAACCAGTGGtcaaaaag AgctgaaagaaaagaagatgtcGGCAATTCTACTACTGAAGATGGGACTGTGGGCATATGTGATGGCTTTAGTGAAACACAAACAGAGTCTCAGGTGtgtgctatgcaatccagAAGGGGGAATGCAACTATACCCaattcataa